A genomic window from Lepisosteus oculatus isolate fLepOcu1 chromosome 27, fLepOcu1.hap2, whole genome shotgun sequence includes:
- the LOC102682743 gene encoding aryl hydrocarbon receptor nuclear translocator-like isoform X1: MASTSASDMASEVSGLSAGGAPGNPGLGGAAAGTMVQRGATKRRAVPDFDEDDDSGGGGGKLFRCDDDQGGSNDKERFARSDDEQNCADKERLARENHSEIERRRRNKMTAYITELSDMVPTCSALARKPDKLTILRMAVSHMKSLRGTGNTAADGTYKPSFLTDQELKHLILEAADGFLFVVSCESGRVVYVSDSVTPVLNQAQSDWLGSSLYDQVHPDDVDKLREQLSTTENNMSGRVLDLKTGTVKKEGQQSSVRMCMGSRRSFICRMRCGMTPVEPVSMNRLSYLRSRNRNGLGPVKDGEPQFVVVHCTGYIKSWPPAGVSLPEEESDSSQGNRFCLVAIGRLQVTSCPSNTDMNNISIPIEFISRHNTQGIFTFVDHRCVGTVGYQPQELLGKEILEFAHPEDQGLLRDSFQQVIKLKGQVLSVMFRFRSKSREWVWMRTSSFTFQNPFSEEIEYIICTNANVNRAPSQDCPSLPSPGIPVSPMLGQNPPNCPHDLSPGQGPPRQLQQQQQSELEMASGREGLGSYEAGGQHSSLQLPLGQAPVTAAGPEHSKPLDKTEGLYPPERDPRYSELYTDQSKPLASSPATGTQQIYPQGGAFPPPRPADTFRSVVMPPQVGLAQQPSSAGQILAHISRQATNPSGGGTSAASAQAGPAGAAGGWAGARPPFSSQQVAPQVAKTQSPQFQLAGFQGGPPSFNALSSPATPTPPSTGNFPTLNNTRASAPSGTFVESGQPSAQFPSRPGDGVAVWPQWQGQAHTQASTEAHPLPQSSQPDIFSPDMLSMLGDQTSTFSSDEFVELPIFPSFSE; the protein is encoded by the exons ATGGCCTCGACTTCGGCATCAG acaTGGCGTCGGAGGTGTCCGGGCTGAGTGCGGGTGGGGCCCCTGGTAACCCGGGCCTGGGCGGGGCTGCCGCGGGCACCATGGTGCAGAGAGGGGCCACCAAGAGACGCGCTGT ACCTGACTTCGATGAGGACGACgacagcggcggcggcggcggcaagCTCTTCAG GTGTGATGATGACCAGGGAGGCTCCAACGACAAGGAGCGCTTTGCCAG GTCAGACGATGAGCAGAATTGCGCTGATAAGGAAAGGCTAGCAAG GGAGAACCACAGTGAGATCGAGCGCCGGCGCCGGAACAAGATGACAGCGTACATCACGGAGCTGTCCGACATGGTGCCCACCTGCAGCGCCCTGGCCCGCAAGCCCGACAAGCTGACCATCCTGCGCATGGCCGTGTCGCACATGAAGTCGCTGCGCGGCACGGGCAACACGGCCGCCGACGGCACCTACAAGCCCTCCTTCCTCACCGACCAG gagcTGAAGCATCTGATCCTGGAGGCTGCGGACGGGTTCCTGTTCGTGGTGTCGTGCGAGTCGGGCCGGGTCGTGTACGTGTCGGACTCGGTCACCCCCGTGCTCAACCAGGCGCAGTCCGACTGGCTGGGCAGCTCGCTGTACGACCAGGTGCACCCCGACGACGTGGACAAGCTGAGAGAGCAGCTGTCTACTACTGAAAACAACATGAGCG GCCGTGTCCTGGACCTGAAGACTGGCACAGTGAAGAAGGAGGGCCAGCAGTCCTCTGTCAGGATGTGCATGGGCTCCCGCCGGTCCTTCATCTGCCGCATGAG GTGTGGGATGACCCCGGTGGAGCCCGTGTCCATGAACAGGCTGAGCTACCTGCGGAGCCGCAACAG GAACGGCCTGGGCCCAGTGAAGGATGGGGAGCCCCAGTTCGTGGTCGTCCACTGCACAGGGTACATCAAGTCCTGGCCCCCGGCAG GAGTCTCCCTGCCGGAGGAGGAGTCTGACAGCAGCCAGGGAAACCGATTCTGTCTGGTGGCGATCGGGAGGCTACAG GTGACCAGTTGCCCCAGCAACACCGACATGAACAACATCAGCATCCCCATCGAGTTCATCTCACGACACAACACCCAGGGCATCTTCACCTTCGTGGACCACCGCTGTGTGGGCACAGTGGGCTACCAGCCACAG GAGCTGCTGGGGAAGGAAATTCTGGAGTTCGCCCACCCAGAGGACCAGGGGCTGCTGAGAGACAGCTTCCAGCAG GTCATCAAGCTGAAAGGTCAGGTTCTATCGGTGATGTTCCGGTTCCGGTCCAAATCTCGGGAGTGGGTCTGGATGCGGACGAGCTCCTTCACTTTCCAGAACCCGTTCTCCGAGGAGATCGAGTACATCATCTGCACCAACGCCAACGTCAA TAGGGCACCGAGCCAGGACTGCCCCTCCCTGCCCTCCCCGGGCATCCCCGTGTCCCCCATGCTGGGGCAGAACCCTCCTAACTGCCCCCACGACCTGAGTCCAGGGCAGGGCCCTCCAAG acaactccagcagcagcagcagtcggAGCTCGAGATGGCGTCTGGGCGGGAGGGTCTGGGCTCATACGAGGCTGGCGGGCAACACAGCAGCCTGCAGCTGCCTCTGGGCCAG GCTCCAGTAACAGCTGCAGGACCAGAACACAGCAAACCCCTGGACAAGACTGAGGGCCTGTACCCCCCTGAGAGAGACCCCCGATACAGCGAGCTGTACACAG aTCAGTCCAAGCCCCTGGCCTCCTCTCCTGCCACGGGCACCCAGCAGATATACCCCCAGGGGGGCGCCTTCCCTCCCCCGCGGCCTGCCGACACATTCAG GTCGGTGGTGATGCCCCCGCAGGTCGGCCTGGCCCAGCAGCCGTCCTCGGCCGGACAGATCCTGGCCCACATCTCCCGCCAGGCCACTAACCCCAGCGGCGGCGGCACCAGCGCCGCCTCCGCGCAGGCCGGGCCAGCGGGGGCCGCGGGGGGCTGGGCCGGCGCCCGGCCCCCCTTCAGCTCGCAG CAGGTGGCGCCCCAGGTGGCAAAGACACAGTCCCCCCAGTTTCAGCTGGCGGGGTTCCAGGGAGGCCCCCCCTCCTTCAACGCTCTGTCCAGCCCAGCCACGCCCACCCCCCCCAGCACTGGCAATTTCCCCACTCTCAACAACACGCGCGCCAGCGCCCCCAGTGGCACCTTCG TAGAGAGCGGCCAGCCCAGTGCGCAGTTCCCCTCCCGACCAGGAGATGGCGTGGCAGTGTGGCCGCAGTGGCAGGGCCAGGCGCACACGCAGGCCTCCACAGAGGCGCACCCCCTCCCGCAAAGCAGCCAGCCAGACATCTTCTCACCG GACATGCTGTCCATGCTGGGCGACCAGACGTCCACCTTCAGCAGCGACGAGTTTGTGGAGCTGCCGATCTTCCCGTCCTTCAGCgagtga